From Pseudomonas hefeiensis, one genomic window encodes:
- a CDS encoding NAD(P)/FAD-dependent oxidoreductase, giving the protein MLRITELKLPIDHPEEDLRPAILQRLGIASDDLLDFTLFKRSYDARKKSSELCFIYTIDLTVRDEASLLRKFADDRNVNQAPDVSYKVVGQAPADLSERPIVVGFGPCGIFAAMLLAQMGFKPIILERGPEVRQRTKDTWGLWRKSVLNPESNVQFGEGGAGTFSDGKLYSQIKDPKFLGRKVLHEFVKAGAPEEILYVSKPHIGTFRLTGVVENMREQIRALGGEVRFQQRVTDVLIEDGQLVGVELASGERIHSKHVILALGHSARDTFRMLHSRGVYMEAKPFSVGFRIEHPQSLIDSARLGKYAGHPKLGAADYKLVHHARNGRSVYSFCMCPGGTVVAATSEPNRVVTNGMSQYSRNERNANSGIVVGITPEVDYPGGPLAGIELQERLESHAFVLGGSNYEAPAQLVGDFIAGKPSTALGSVEPSYKPGVSLGDLALALPDFAIEAIREALPAFEKQIRGYSLHDAVLTGIETRTSSPLRITRDETLQSLNVKGLFPAGEGAGYAGGILSAGVDGIRIAEAVARDILGLKA; this is encoded by the coding sequence AGCTGCCAATCGACCATCCCGAAGAAGACCTGCGCCCAGCCATCCTGCAACGCCTGGGCATCGCCAGCGATGACCTGCTCGACTTCACCCTGTTCAAACGCAGCTACGACGCGCGTAAAAAGTCCTCTGAACTGTGCTTCATCTACACCATCGACCTGACGGTGCGCGATGAAGCCAGCTTGCTGCGCAAGTTCGCCGATGACCGTAACGTCAACCAGGCACCGGATGTCAGCTACAAAGTGGTCGGCCAGGCGCCCGCCGACCTGAGCGAGCGGCCGATCGTGGTCGGCTTCGGCCCGTGCGGGATCTTCGCCGCCATGTTGCTGGCGCAAATGGGCTTCAAGCCGATCATCCTCGAGCGCGGCCCCGAAGTGCGCCAGCGCACCAAGGACACTTGGGGCCTGTGGCGCAAAAGCGTGCTCAACCCCGAATCCAACGTGCAGTTCGGCGAAGGCGGTGCGGGGACGTTTTCCGATGGCAAGCTCTACAGCCAGATCAAGGATCCCAAGTTCCTGGGTCGCAAAGTGCTGCACGAATTCGTCAAGGCCGGCGCGCCGGAAGAGATCCTCTACGTCAGCAAGCCGCACATCGGTACGTTCCGTCTGACAGGCGTCGTGGAAAACATGCGTGAGCAGATTCGCGCCCTGGGCGGTGAAGTACGCTTCCAGCAGCGGGTCACGGATGTGTTGATCGAGGACGGCCAGCTGGTCGGTGTTGAGCTGGCCAGTGGCGAACGTATTCATTCAAAACATGTGATTCTGGCCCTGGGCCATAGCGCCCGGGACACCTTCCGCATGCTCCACAGCCGCGGCGTGTACATGGAAGCCAAGCCGTTCTCGGTGGGTTTCCGTATCGAACACCCGCAATCGCTGATCGACAGCGCGCGCCTGGGCAAATATGCCGGTCACCCGAAGCTTGGCGCCGCCGATTACAAACTGGTGCACCACGCCCGCAATGGTCGCTCGGTGTACAGCTTCTGCATGTGCCCGGGCGGCACCGTGGTGGCGGCCACCTCCGAGCCGAACCGCGTCGTGACCAACGGCATGAGCCAGTATTCACGCAACGAGCGCAACGCCAACTCCGGTATCGTGGTGGGCATTACCCCGGAAGTCGATTACCCCGGAGGCCCGCTGGCGGGCATCGAATTGCAGGAGCGTCTGGAATCCCACGCTTTCGTGCTCGGTGGCAGCAACTACGAGGCCCCGGCGCAACTGGTGGGCGATTTCATCGCCGGCAAACCGTCCACAGCGCTGGGCAGCGTCGAACCGTCCTACAAACCGGGGGTGTCTTTGGGCGACCTGGCCCTGGCCCTGCCCGACTTCGCCATCGAAGCCATCCGCGAAGCCCTGCCGGCGTTCGAAAAGCAGATTCGCGGCTACTCGCTGCACGACGCCGTGCTGACCGGCATTGAAACCCGTACCTCGTCGCCGCTGCGCATCACCCGCGACGAAACGTTGCAAAGCCTGAACGTCAAGGGCTTGTTCCCGGCTGGCGAAGGCGCCGGCTACGCGGGCGGGATTCTGTCGGCGGGCGTGGACGGGATCCGGATTGCCGAGGCGGTGGCACGGGATATCCTGGGTCTCAAGGCCTGA
- a CDS encoding PLP-dependent cysteine synthase family protein produces the protein MNDHRQWAREAIRIIEADFQRSADTHLIPLALPGLPGIELYFKDESSHPTGSLKHRLARSLFLYALCNGWLKPGAPVIEASSGSTAISEAYFARLLGLSFIAVMPATTSREKIAQIAFYGGQSHLVDDPTQIYAESERLAREHDGHFIDQFTYAERATDWRANNNIAESIFQQMRFERHPEPSWLISSPGTGGTTATLGRYVRYRQHCTRVLCADAERSVFFDYYRSGDASLRLDCGSRIEGIGRPRVEASFLPKVIDAMVKVPDALSLAAMHYLAQQLGRRVGGSSGTNLIGALIAARQMVEAGETGSIVAILCDGGERYATTYYDPAWLKAQGYELSGLMDAVAASVERGEALPESVLRANI, from the coding sequence ATGAATGACCACCGCCAGTGGGCGCGTGAAGCGATCCGTATCATTGAGGCTGACTTCCAGCGCAGCGCCGACACCCATCTGATTCCATTGGCGCTGCCAGGGCTGCCGGGTATCGAGTTGTACTTCAAGGATGAGTCCAGCCACCCCACCGGCAGCCTCAAGCATCGACTCGCCCGCTCGCTGTTTCTCTACGCGTTGTGTAATGGCTGGCTCAAGCCTGGTGCCCCGGTGATCGAGGCTTCAAGCGGATCGACGGCCATTTCCGAGGCTTACTTCGCGAGGTTGCTGGGCTTGTCCTTTATTGCGGTGATGCCGGCGACCACTTCCAGGGAAAAAATCGCACAGATCGCCTTCTATGGTGGCCAGAGTCATCTGGTGGACGATCCTACACAGATATACGCCGAGTCCGAGCGCTTGGCCCGTGAGCATGACGGCCACTTCATCGACCAGTTCACCTACGCCGAGCGCGCCACGGACTGGCGCGCCAATAACAACATTGCCGAATCGATCTTCCAGCAGATGCGTTTCGAGCGGCATCCGGAGCCGAGCTGGCTGATTTCCAGCCCTGGCACGGGCGGCACCACCGCGACCCTGGGGCGTTACGTACGCTACCGCCAGCACTGTACCCGTGTGCTGTGTGCCGACGCCGAGCGTTCGGTGTTCTTCGACTACTACCGCAGCGGCGATGCAAGCCTGCGCCTGGATTGCGGTTCGCGGATCGAAGGTATCGGCCGGCCAAGGGTCGAGGCGTCGTTTTTGCCCAAGGTGATCGATGCGATGGTCAAAGTGCCGGATGCCTTGTCGCTGGCAGCCATGCACTACCTGGCCCAGCAATTGGGCCGACGGGTCGGCGGATCCAGCGGCACCAACCTGATCGGTGCACTAATCGCCGCCAGGCAAATGGTGGAAGCAGGGGAGACGGGCTCGATCGTGGCAATCTTGTGTGACGGCGGAGAGCGCTATGCCACGACCTATTACGATCCGGCGTGGCTCAAGGCCCAGGGCTATGAGTTGAGTGGATTGATGGACGCCGTGGCGGCGAGTGTCGAGCGAGGTGAAGCGCTGCCGGAAAGTGTGCTCCGGGCCAATATCTGA
- the nhaA gene encoding Na+/H+ antiporter NhaA has translation MPLRNTLTRFLQLEAASGLLLIAAAALALILNNSPLSWLYTDFLDTPVVAQIGVLKIAKPALLWINDGLMAMFFLLIGLEVKREVLDGQLSKPSQIVLPGAAAIGGMVVPALIYWFLNRDNPAALAGWAIPTATDIAFALGVLALLGKRVPVSLKLFLMTLAIIDDLGAIIIIAIFYSGALSTLSLVLAAACIAALVAMNRSGVVKLGPYMVVGLILWVCVLKSGVHATLAGVTLAFCIPLRTKNAETSPLLTLEHALHPWVAYGILPLFAFANAGLSLSGVTVESFTHHVPMGIAIGLLLGKTVGVFGLTWLAVKIGIASLPAGANWGQILGVAILCGIGFTMSLFVGSLAFAPGTSEYAGMDRMGILTGSILAALLGYAVTAAASRKQTAFKAN, from the coding sequence GTGCCTCTACGCAATACTTTGACCCGTTTCCTTCAGTTGGAAGCTGCCAGCGGCCTGCTGTTGATCGCCGCTGCCGCCTTGGCCCTGATACTCAATAACTCACCGCTGTCCTGGCTTTATACAGACTTTCTGGACACGCCCGTGGTGGCCCAGATCGGGGTGCTGAAAATCGCCAAACCGGCGTTGTTGTGGATCAACGACGGCCTGATGGCGATGTTCTTCCTGCTCATCGGCCTGGAAGTCAAACGTGAGGTTCTCGACGGGCAACTGTCGAAACCTTCGCAAATCGTCTTGCCGGGTGCGGCAGCGATCGGTGGCATGGTCGTCCCCGCCCTGATCTACTGGTTCCTCAACCGCGACAATCCGGCCGCCCTCGCAGGCTGGGCAATCCCAACAGCCACCGACATCGCGTTCGCCCTTGGCGTCCTGGCCCTGCTGGGCAAACGGGTACCTGTGTCGCTCAAGCTGTTTTTGATGACCCTGGCGATCATCGACGACCTGGGGGCCATTATCATCATTGCCATCTTCTACTCAGGCGCCCTGTCGACTTTGTCACTGGTACTGGCAGCCGCCTGCATCGCGGCGCTGGTGGCGATGAACCGCTCGGGAGTGGTCAAGCTCGGCCCCTATATGGTTGTCGGCCTGATTCTCTGGGTCTGCGTGCTCAAGAGCGGCGTCCATGCCACCCTGGCCGGTGTGACCCTGGCATTCTGCATTCCGCTGCGCACAAAAAATGCCGAGACCTCGCCGCTGCTGACCCTGGAACATGCCCTGCACCCCTGGGTGGCCTACGGCATCCTGCCGCTCTTCGCCTTCGCCAACGCAGGCTTGTCCCTGAGCGGCGTCACCGTCGAGAGCTTCACCCATCACGTGCCGATGGGCATTGCCATCGGCCTGTTGCTGGGTAAGACCGTGGGTGTCTTCGGCCTGACCTGGCTGGCGGTCAAGATCGGTATCGCCAGCCTGCCCGCCGGCGCCAACTGGGGACAGATACTGGGCGTGGCAATCCTGTGCGGCATCGGTTTCACCATGAGCCTGTTCGTCGGCTCCCTGGCGTTCGCGCCCGGCACCAGCGAGTACGCCGGCATGGACCGAATGGGGATTCTCACCGGCTCGATCCTGGCGGCGTTGCTGGGTTATGCGGTGACAGCGGCGGCTAGTCGTAAGCAGACTGCATTTAAAGCCAACTAA
- a CDS encoding glycine zipper 2TM domain-containing protein, translated as MRKSVLLVASFSTMAMLLTGCQSSLTGDSYSRDEARRVQTIRMGTIEALRPVKIEGTKTPIGGAAGAVVGGVGGSAIGGGRGSIVAAVIGAVAGGLIGSATEEGLTRTQGVEITVREDDGSMRAYVQQVQENEVFRVGERVRISTVDGTSRVSH; from the coding sequence ATGCGTAAGTCTGTTTTGCTGGTTGCTTCCTTTTCCACGATGGCGATGTTGCTCACAGGCTGTCAGTCGAGCCTGACCGGTGACTCCTACTCCCGTGACGAAGCGCGTCGCGTGCAGACGATTCGCATGGGGACCATTGAAGCCTTGCGTCCGGTCAAGATCGAAGGCACCAAGACCCCGATCGGCGGCGCGGCCGGTGCAGTGGTGGGTGGTGTGGGTGGCAGCGCCATCGGTGGTGGCCGTGGCAGCATCGTTGCCGCCGTGATCGGCGCCGTTGCCGGCGGCCTGATCGGCTCCGCGACCGAAGAAGGCCTGACCCGTACCCAGGGTGTGGAAATCACCGTTCGCGAAGACGACGGCAGCATGCGCGCCTATGTGCAACAGGTTCAGGAAAACGAAGTGTTCCGTGTGGGTGAGCGGGTTCGTATTTCCACTGTGGATGGTACGAGCCGCGTATCGCACTAA
- the pdxH gene encoding pyridoxamine 5'-phosphate oxidase gives MTQTLADMRRDYTRDGLTEAQAPAEPFTLFHQWFADAVKTEQAPVEANAMTLATVDAQGRPHCRILLLKGLDAQGFTFFTNYDSAKGQQLAANPFAAMTFFWPTLERQVRIEGKVQKVTAQESDAYYQVRPLGSRLGAWASPQSRVIAGRGELEDLLKATEQRFSDSQPHCPEHWGGYRLLPERIEFWQGRASRLHDRLNYRLQEANWVRERLAP, from the coding sequence TGATATGCGTCGCGACTACACCCGCGATGGCCTGACCGAGGCGCAGGCCCCGGCCGAGCCGTTCACGCTGTTTCACCAGTGGTTCGCCGACGCGGTGAAAACCGAACAGGCGCCGGTGGAGGCCAATGCCATGACTTTGGCGACCGTGGATGCCCAGGGGCGCCCGCACTGCCGGATCCTGCTGCTCAAGGGACTTGATGCCCAAGGCTTCACGTTCTTCACCAACTACGACAGCGCCAAGGGGCAGCAACTGGCCGCGAACCCGTTCGCGGCCATGACATTTTTCTGGCCGACGCTGGAGCGTCAGGTGCGTATCGAGGGCAAGGTGCAGAAGGTCACGGCGCAAGAGTCGGACGCCTATTACCAGGTACGGCCATTGGGCAGTCGCCTCGGGGCCTGGGCTTCACCTCAAAGCCGGGTGATTGCGGGTCGAGGTGAGCTGGAAGACTTGCTCAAGGCCACCGAACAACGCTTCAGTGACAGCCAGCCTCACTGCCCGGAGCATTGGGGAGGCTATCGTCTGCTGCCCGAGCGTATCGAATTCTGGCAGGGGCGGGCGAGCCGTCTGCATGATCGCCTCAACTACCGCCTGCAAGAGGCGAACTGGGTCCGCGAGCGTCTGGCGCCTTAG